TAAAAGAGTCCTGTTTAGCGCTAGCTGCAATGAAGGAGTGGGCTGGATTTGTATCTACATCTTTGAATAGCTGGAGTAAATCCTCGGTGCCGGCATAGCCTACAGCGCGCAGGATGGTGGTGACAGGGAATCGCCTCTTACCGTTTACCTTCACCCAGATGACATCCTTGGTGGTGGTTTCAAAATCGAGCCATGATCCGTGCTCTGGTATGAGCTTTCCATAGCAGAGTTCACGCCCGCTTGCCACATCTGTCTCGCTAGTAAGGTAGAGGCCTGGCGAACGGATCAATTGGCTTACTACTACTCGCTCTGCCCCATTGATAATGAAGGTACCGTCAGGGGTCATTAATGGTAGATCAATTATGAAGATATTCTGTTCTTTAACTTCTCCTGTCCCTTTAACTACCAACTGAACCTTGGCATAGAGTGGTGTGGCATAAGTCAGGTCACGTTCCCGGCAATCCAATATCGAATTCTTTGGCGGTCCGAACTCACAGTTGAGGAAACGCAGTTCAAGCCGTGCACCAGTCAGGTCCTTGATAGTCAGGTCCTGGAAAAGCTCTCTCAGCCCCTGCTCCTGGAACCTGCGGAAGGAGTTGAACTGTATTTGGATTAGGTTGGGTATTTCTAATACGGGTGAGGTTTTGGCGAACGATTTTCTGGCGATGCTTTGTGTCTGGGAAACAATATTAGTAGAAGTCAAAGCTTGTACACACTCCTTTGCTGGCTTTAATGGGCATAGTGTGCCTCATAGTAACAAATTAAAACAAAACAGGACACACCTATACCAAGATGGAAACACTTAATGAGGAACAATATTGCATAGAACGCAAGTGCAAAAAATTAGTATAGCGCACTGTCCAATCTATGTCAAATAATTGTTGTACTCGGTGGATGTTCTACGATTATGACAGGGGTTAAGCTAAACCCTGTTTGGTTTTGAATAAATCTGCTTCTTGCTGTATGGTCTCCACCAACCATTAGTGAACTTGACCTGGGAGGGAACACTAGACAGACTTGTATCCCTTCTCTGTTGCTTGCCTATCCAGGTCTGAGGTAAGGATTCTTTCTAAGGGCAGTAATACCTCTGAACCTGTCTTCCGCAGATCGATAGCCTTGATATAGCTCTGGCACTTTTCACAGGTATATATGCGATATAGTTCATCGTCGTCAGTGAGATAGGCAAGGGCATCATGATCCTGGGTGCCGCAGCTGGAACACTGCAATCGCTGGAAAAGCCACTGTGTGTCGCAGCGAGAGCACATTAACCACCTTGCTCCCTGGTCTTTATCCAGGGAGGCGAAATCCGGGTTGCCTCCGCAAACCGGGCAGTTCTTGCGCCGCCATATTTCCTGTTTGATTAACTTCGACAATGCTTCGGAGTGAGCCATCAGGAAAGGACGGAGGGTAGCCTGAATAATATTGGACAGAAGCTTCTCGCTGATGTGATTTTGTGCAGCGATAGGTGACAATGAGTGCCCTTGATACCAATCCCTGGCCGATTGTTGGAGTAGCGGGGTGTCAGAGGCGATGTTTCCCAGGGCTTTGGTATCTCTGCGGTTATCGCTGTTGTGTTCGGTCAGGATGAGAACGGCTGCCCGGAACAGATTTTGCACTGTAGGCCAGTCTAAGGGAAGCTCTTCGAACTTCAGCAGGGGAATGCCTTGGCTTAGCTGGCTGAGAGCGGCTTCTTTGGTCAGGTCAGGCTGCTGAACAATAAGGCGAGACCTGGCCTCACTTTGAAGACGAAGCAGCTTCTCGTAGGTCTCGATAACAGGGGGCAGCGAGCCATTCCTTTGTGCCCACTTCTCAAGTCTTTGCAGGATCTTGCTATCGTCTGATCTCTCCATGGCCACTGGGTTTTCCTTTTGCCAGTCTACCAGTCTCTTGGGTTCATTTCAAAGGAATTTATATAAATGTGGTACATAGATGACTTTTGTTGAAATACTAGCATCCGTGTTGGAGATAGGGTTCAACAAAAGCAATAAAGGCCTGCGGTCTAACCACAAGCCTTCATTACTTGTCTTAGTTACTTGTCTATAGGGCCTACGATGCTCCCGGCCTCGGTTGTAGCAGCTTTATCTGGCTTGTGCTCTACGGACTCTTCATGATGCTCCGCGATGGGCAGGAAGCGGTTGGCCAGCATGAAGACGATGATGCCGCCGGAGACGAGACCTATCGAGACGGCGAACTCCTGCCAGCTAGGGAAGTAGGTGTAGCCCGGGCGTGGAGGTAGCTGTATCAGGGTAATGTTGAAGCGGTTGAACACCAATCCGCCGATCACCAGTAGCGCACTGCAGAACAAGCCTGTCCTGCTCTGTCTCACCTTGGGCATTGAGAACAAGACCATAGGGAGAATCACGCCGAGAATAACCTCAGCGAACCAGAAGACGTTGGCTGGGTACTCGTTGCCAAGGGCCTTCAACTCGTTGAAGTGTGGCCATCCGGCGAATACTATGTCTCCGACCTTCAGTGCCAGGTAGACACCCAGGATGTAAGAGACAATCTTGCCCAGGCCGCTGAGGACTTCCAGTTTCACCTGGTGGCCGAAGGCCTTGCCGCTGAGAGTGGACTCTAAGATGACCATGGCTGGCCCTACGGCTACTGCCGAGACGAAGAAAAGCAGGGGCAGGATAGGTGTGTACCACAGGTGGTTGAGTGTGTTGGAAAACAAGAGCGACATCGATCCCAGGGAATTCTGGTGA
The sequence above is drawn from the Chloroflexota bacterium genome and encodes:
- the hybB gene encoding Ni/Fe-hydrogenase cytochrome b subunit; this encodes MTTPQKERRLPVGTLFLALLVVIFLATAVVRYAKGLGFISNMSDGRGWGIWIGFDLYCGVALAAGGFTLAAIVYIFHLEKYHPVVRPAILTAFLGYLLVVFALLVDLGQPWYIWKMIFNPNIHSPLYEVGWCVMLYTAVLALEISPAVFEKLNWSIPLKFIRMIQIPLIIAGIVISTGHQNSLGSMSLLFSNTLNHLWYTPILPLLFFVSAVAVGPAMVILESTLSGKAFGHQVKLEVLSGLGKIVSYILGVYLALKVGDIVFAGWPHFNELKALGNEYPANVFWFAEVILGVILPMVLFSMPKVRQSRTGLFCSALLVIGGLVFNRFNITLIQLPPRPGYTYFPSWQEFAVSIGLVSGGIIVFMLANRFLPIAEHHEESVEHKPDKAATTEAGSIVGPIDK
- a CDS encoding formate dehydrogenase accessory protein FdhE gives rise to the protein MERSDDSKILQRLEKWAQRNGSLPPVIETYEKLLRLQSEARSRLIVQQPDLTKEAALSQLSQGIPLLKFEELPLDWPTVQNLFRAAVLILTEHNSDNRRDTKALGNIASDTPLLQQSARDWYQGHSLSPIAAQNHISEKLLSNIIQATLRPFLMAHSEALSKLIKQEIWRRKNCPVCGGNPDFASLDKDQGARWLMCSRCDTQWLFQRLQCSSCGTQDHDALAYLTDDDELYRIYTCEKCQSYIKAIDLRKTGSEVLLPLERILTSDLDRQATEKGYKSV